The Sparus aurata chromosome 15, fSpaAur1.1, whole genome shotgun sequence genomic interval TAATAGCGAGTATGACATTCAATCAACATTATcgtgtttgttttaatgtactATGGTTAAAGTTGTATCAagtcttttgtttattttctggtcAGGCACTGCTGTAAGTGTCACTACCCGAGTCGTGGCAAGCAAAGGCGCTTAACATGGAAGCAGGAAGGTGGCGTTTTCTATCAAACAACTAAAACAGCTTAAAGGACACTATAGTCGCTTATAAGTCGTCTCTTTTTCGTCATTTAGAGAGTAAACTCACTTCTGAAAGTTATGCCAAGCAACTCCTGTAACGTTTTTCTGTTGACAATGACCTTCCAGTGAATCTGCTGTGCCAGTGCTGTCAGAAAGTGTTGCTTCAATGATGTCTCGGCTCGCCAAGAAATCTCCATCTCTTTGTACGGACCAACCACTGGACAACACTGATATTTGTAACAAGCTTTATTTGCTTCGTCATCTCCTGACGTCTTGCTTTGGCCCGAGAGGAAGACTAAAACAGGTCCACAACAACATTGGAGGGCGCGTTGTAACTACCTCAACCTCCTCAgttctcctgtctgctgtttcctcctcacagccTTTCATCAATCTGATCAAAATCTCCATTCTCAACCACGTCTCTCGTTTCAGTGACTGTGGTTTGTTTGCTGCTATTCTCTGTTTGTCTATCATTGAGCGAGCAAAGCAGTCTGGTCTCAGGGGGAGTGTGGTTATCAAAGTGAACAAGTACTTGCTGGATTTGTGTACGTGTTACCTACAGCAAGAGGACTGTGGTGTTAGAGTGAAGCTGGATTTCTGCAGCAGCCAGAACTTGATCAAATTAGCTCGCAGTAGCATCTCCAGCAAACCAGCGTGTGTGCTAACAGAGCAGGAGACACTTCACATCAGCAGGTTGGCTGTCCAGGCTTTTTTGCTGACAGTTCCCTGTAACAGCCCAGGAACTACTGTCACACTTGGCAAAACAGTGATTGTCTCTGTTGAAGGTCACTCAGTGCTGAGCTCTTCAGTGTTTCCAGGTCTACTGGTGGACATGCCTGATGTCTTTCACCTCAACAACATGGAGTACCTGCATTCAAATCCACTGCGCATGGTGTTGTTTAGTGCATCTCTTGCTGGTGATCTTTCTGAACTAGGAGACGGGAGAATTGAGATGCACCCAGGTGTAGATACAGATTCACAGATCTTAGATCAGCTCCTGGAGCTCGGCAAACAAGTGGTTAAAGATGAGGTGAAGCTCTTTGTATGCCAGAAGGTGATCCACCCCGTTTTACAGCAGTACCTGAGGAGTCGTGGTATCATAGTGATAGAGCGACTGGGAATCACTCTCATGGAGCCACTTACTCAGCTGACAGGTAGGCCTGTACAAGTTTTTAAATCCTGGGTAGACCAATTTGACACATtaaggtgtgtttacaggtgttgaGGAGTGCTACTGCACAAAAGTAGCCTAAAACCTTTTTTGTCTATAAAGGAACCTGCATGTAATCTAATAtatttcctccagtgatgtcactcagtggctcagttgcattgtgggtaatgtagggaAACGCCTGTGTCTGAAAGTCTGTTGGACTCATttttgacagtttaaaaacaaaagctcaAAATTGtcacagcagaaccagaggtATTGCCTTGATTACATgcattcttctttcttttcaaaacacggagcctacattacccaccaTGCAACTTAGACATTGGGTGACATCACTGAGACCTTTTTTTATTGGATTACATGCTGCTTTCTCTGGAgccaaaaggctttatactatttttttccacaaatgcaGTAATACTCTCAAAGACCTGTcaacacactttgatgtgtaaattggtggagttaccctttaataatTTATGCAGGAGAATTGGGTATTCCTGGGGACATAATACTggaatgtgtgtaaatgtgatcTTTGTAATTTTTGCATTCTTTCAGATGTGAAATCATGAAAGTACTTATGTACAGTGTACTGTCCCATTTTGCATATCTTTAATTTCTGTTCACTTAACAAACAGGTGCCCAGCCTGTGGCCACACTACACACCACAATCCCACCCCAGGCCTATGGTAAGGTAAGGGATCTCACTATCAGGCAGTTTGGATCCAAGACAATGCTGCATTTACAGCCTCCTGGGGAGTCGGCGATCTGTACGATGATCCTCTCTCACAGGAACGAGACAATGTTAAGTGAGCTGAAGGTAAGAGGAAGTGAGGTGTGTGTTGAGACCGTACTTTTGGTTCCTGGAGTTTTACTTCTTTCTGTAAATatgattaataataaatggctccATAAAACTCGACTGGTAGAGTGTTTCACAAGCAAAGCCGGTTGGAGAGATTCAACTCTTCTACAGCACTTTTGATAAAAGCATCCATCCATGAAATGGATTCCAACATCATCCTGGAATGACAGATGAACTGATGTGTTGGTTTCTGTCTGTTCAAGGTGGTGTGCCAGAAGACAGAGCATGTGCTGAGGTTCACCCTGAGGGAACCATCCGCCTTACTCGGTGGTGGGTGTACTGAGACCCACTTAGCTGCTTATGTCAGACACAAAGTGAGAGCCACTGTTCAGTCTTTAACCAGTCCAGTATTATTGATTCCACTTATCTCCACAGCAACCTCATTTAACCATGTCTTCATTATACCATATTTTTAGAGCATGAAAGAAGCCACAGAGGCACTATCTTCGCTAGGGTGCTCACAGACTGACTACCTTCTTGGCATAGAGGGATTCTGCCGCTCTCTGGAGTCTGTGGCCACAGCGCTGGAGCACGACGATGGGAAATCTTTACTCGACCTGACTCACGCTCACCACTGGACTCTACCTGCAGATGTCATGAAAGAACATATGGAGCACAATTTGGGCCCCTGTGGCTGTGGACTGGTGGAAAGTATTCCAGATAAGAAGTGGACTTATCTACACACTAAATACCCACAGATCTCACCTGCACCACTGGCAAGAGACACCGCTGTGCAGCCACGTGTGCTCGACTCCTTCACTGCTAAAGTCAACGCATTGCAAGTCGCTGTAGAAACTGCGAATCTTGCCCTGGATGTGCGATATGTAATTCACGATATGAACTAGCAGAGCAGATATTTTATTcagtgtggaataaaaaaaaaaaacccgaatattcagtttttaattttcaacTGTAGTATTCAGTTCAGACACTAGATGTTAGTATTGTCTCAAGTGAAATTTGATTCTGGTGTCAGTCAGAGGGAACGTCTTGCCTCTGTCCTGTTGTTGTATTGTGATTTACCGCTTTGTGAAGTCATTAAAGGGTAATACCAGCAATCTGACACATTAAAGCATGTTTACAGGGTTGGTGAGTACTACTGTGTGgacttattttttaataaaagccttttgtggctccagaggaagctgcatgtaatctgataaactgtgTCCAGTAGCcactgggtgacatcactggaggcagtatgatattacatgcagcttcctctcaaGCCACACATCTgattatattacttttttttggcATAAGCAGTAGTTAACTGATGAGTAAAACAACACCTTAAAGTGTAAAATTGAAATCGTCATTAATATAATGGTAATTTGACCAACTAACCTAGAATACTTTActgtttgcttttatttatcttttacatttttgcgACCTTTCTAGCCAATAACACTT includes:
- the mkks gene encoding molecular chaperone MKKS, coding for MMSRLAKKSPSLCTDQPLDNTDICNKLYLLRHLLTSCFGPRGRLKQVHNNIGGRVVTTSTSSVLLSAVSSSQPFINLIKISILNHVSRFSDCGLFAAILCLSIIERAKQSGLRGSVVIKVNKYLLDLCTCYLQQEDCGVRVKLDFCSSQNLIKLARSSISSKPACVLTEQETLHISRLAVQAFLLTVPCNSPGTTVTLGKTVIVSVEGHSVLSSSVFPGLLVDMPDVFHLNNMEYLHSNPLRMVLFSASLAGDLSELGDGRIEMHPGVDTDSQILDQLLELGKQVVKDEVKLFVCQKVIHPVLQQYLRSRGIIVIERLGITLMEPLTQLTGAQPVATLHTTIPPQAYGKVRDLTIRQFGSKTMLHLQPPGESAICTMILSHRNETMLSELKVVCQKTEHVLRFTLREPSALLGGGCTETHLAAYVRHKSMKEATEALSSLGCSQTDYLLGIEGFCRSLESVATALEHDDGKSLLDLTHAHHWTLPADVMKEHMEHNLGPCGCGLVESIPDKKWTYLHTKYPQISPAPLARDTAVQPRVLDSFTAKVNALQVAVETANLALDVRYVIHDMN